In one window of Notolabrus celidotus isolate fNotCel1 chromosome 15, fNotCel1.pri, whole genome shotgun sequence DNA:
- the LOC117826304 gene encoding protein ABHD8-like, with the protein MLTSITEGILCCLTGKAASLVLPLESSEPSNGFEFVEVKPGRVLRVRHIIPERQPVVREEEVTGKEKTDGHSKDDDSPEDPNIESGSGSSVHCKRKITVYRNGQLVIENLGDVLHSEILQCQDGDLEPCSTVEVELADYKEMPSSPDPNPVPPPVPPHHGEQKPAPPPRRRRRKPKRTVLIDSKRVISSCKGTHSDVALFFVHGVGGSLDIWGSQLDFFSRLGYEVIAPDLAGHGASTAPQIAAAYTFYALAEDLRAIFKRYARKRNILIGHSYGVSFCTFLAHEYPDLVHKVVMINGGGPTALEPSLCSIFQLPSCVLHCLSPCLAWSFLKAGFARQGAKEKQLLKQGNAFNVSPFVLRAMMSGQYWPEGDEVYHAELTTPILLVHGMCDKFVPMDEDQRMAEILLFAFLKVIEEGSHMVMMECPDTVNTLLHEFFLWEPDMSKKYSHKPDTDKTAALSDTLHTLKINKSLDK; encoded by the exons ATGTTGACCAGTATCACTGAAGGGATACTGTGCTGTCTGACTGGGAAGGCTGCCAGTCTGGTCTTACCCCTGGAGTCATCTGAACCATCAAATGGTTTTGAGTTTGTAGAGGTGAAACCTGGCAGAGTCTTGCGAGTGCGACACATCATCCCTGAACGCCAGCCCGTAGTAAGGGAAGAGGAAGTCACGGGCAAGGAGAAGACAGATGGCCACAGTAAAGATGATGACTCTCCTGAGGATCCAAATATCGAGAGTGGTTCAGGCAGCAGTGTCCACTGTAAGAGGAAGATCACCGTCTACCGGAACGGCCAGCTTGTGATTGAAAATCTCGGGGATGTTTTGCACTCTGAGATACTGCAGTGTCAGGATGGGGATCTGGAGCCCTGCAGCACTGTTGAGGTAGAGTTGGCTGACTACAAAGAAATGCCTTCTTCTCCAGATCCCAACCCTGTTCCCCCTCCGGTTCCTCCGCACCACGGGGAACAGAAACCTGCTCCCCCTCCTCGCCGCCGTCGTCGGAAGCCTAAGCGCACAGTGCTGATCGACTCAAAGAGGGTGATCTCCAGCTGCAAAGGGACACACTCAGATGTAGCACTATTCTTTGTGCATGGCGTGGGAGGATCTCTAGACATTTGGGGCAGTCAACTGGACTTCTTCTCCAGGCTAGGCTACGAGGTCATTGCCCCCGACCTGGCAGGTCATGGAGCCAGCACTGCACCACAGATAGCAGCAGCGTATACTTTTTACGCTCTTGCTGAGGACCTCCGTGCCATATTTAAGAGATATGCTCGTAAACGCAACATTCTCATTGGCCACTCATATGG GGTGTCATTTTGCACCTTTCTAGCCCATGAGTATCCTGATCTGGTCCATAAGGTGGTGATGATAAATGGAGGAGGTCCCACAGCTCTAGAGCCCAGTTTGTGCTCCATCTTCCAGCTGCCATCATGTGTCCTGCACTGTCTGTCACCCTGTCTGGCCTGGAGCTTTCTCAA AGCTGGATTTGCGCGTCAGGGTGCCAAAGAAAAGCAGCTACTGAAGCAGGGCAATGCCTTTAACGTGTCTCCATTTGTCCTGCGAGCCATGATGAGCGGACAGTACTGGCCTGAGGGGGACGAGGTCTACCATGCTGAGCTCACGACTCCTATCCTGCTGGTTCATGGCATGTGTGACAAGTTTGTGCCCATGGATGAGGACCAGCGTATGGCAGAG ATACTGCTGTTTGCATTCCTCAAAGTCATTGAGGAAGGAAGTCACATGGTCATGATGGAGTGTCCCGACACTGTCAACACTCTCCTCCATGAATTCTTTCTATGGGAGCCCGATATGTCCAAAAAATACAGCCACAAGCCAGACACTGACAAGACTGCTGCTCTCAGTGACACTCTCCACACACTGAAAATCAATAAGTCTCTGGACAAATAA
- the mrpl34 gene encoding 39S ribosomal protein L34, mitochondrial, whose translation MNILRSTLSRLRGVTNLTSPPAGNLAVNGTSQLRLFSNWIIPRTTAGPQVSRCGPLSSQAEGSAVFQQLPWQYQQVRTRKRGTEYQPKNIKRKRTHGWIKRLSSQSGIEVLLRRMLKGRKSLSH comes from the exons ATGAACATCCTACGGTCGACTTTGTCCCGACTGCGTGGAGTAACCAACCTCACCAG TCCACCTGCAGGGAACCTTGCTGTAAATGGTACCTCTCAACTCAGATTATTCAGCAACTGGATTATACCCAGAACAACTGCAGGGCCCCAGGTTTCCAGATGCGGGCCTCTTTCTTCTCAAGCTGAGGGTTCGGCAGTATTCCAGCAGCTTCCGTGGCAATACCAGCAGGTACGGACACGGAAAAGAGGCACAGAGTATCAGCCCAAGAACATCAAACGGAAGAGGACCCATGGCTGGATCAAGAGGCTCAGTTCACAGAGTGGCATTGAGGTGCTTCTTCGACGTATGTTAAAGGGACGCAAATCTCTCTCACACTGA